GGCATTCCGCTGCTGGCGCCAGAGCTATCGCTCGCCCCAATGGCCTTCTCTAATTCGCGAGCTACGGTCGAAGAGTACCCATCTGGAACATTAATCTGCCCCTTCGTTCGTACCAGATCCTGCATGCCAGGTGCGGTAGCCATAAGTCCAACCGCTGCAATTAGCCAAACCGCAAGCACTAACCATCTAAACTTCAATACTATTCTCATTTCTAATCAACCTCCAAAAAAAGTTAAAATAAGGATTCATCATTTCCTTTAGTTTTTATAAAAGTAAATGGCTTCTTGCTCTTTTAAAACGCTCGATATACTTGAAAATAAGCGCATGCTTCTTATCCTCCATCCTGTCACATGTCTCCACACCTTCCTCAGTAAGCGCAAGATATATGACACGCCGGTCTTTCTCACCCGGTATTAACTAACGAATCATGGCGTGGGGCTTAAATTTTTTGATGATCAAGCGGAACGACGACGTAGTGGTTGGGATGACTAATAACAAGTGAAAGAAGATTAATTCTCGTTCTGTGTTTTCTTTTTGTTTTTAATCAAAATTGCACTCGCAAATGTACCAATTAATAAGAAGATACCAATCAATAGTGTTACATTTTGCATACCTGCGTTAAAAGCATTAAAAACGATCGTCTTCATTTCATCAAAAGCTGGCACATCTTTAAATACTTCCACTTGCTTGCTATCAAAAAGCTGTGAACCTCCAAAAGCTCCAGCTTTATGGAAAACATCCAACATTTGATTTCTAAACTCGGCAGGAATATTGGCTACCTTCATGATATTAGTGTTCAACGAATCGTTATAACCTTCCGTTAATTTAATTCCTAGCAGTACAACACCAAAGGAGATACCCAATTGTCTAAAGACATTTAAGATACCAGAAGCCATGCCTACATACTCCTTATCAACTGAACTCATAGCAGCAGTTGTAATAGGTGGATTGACTAAAGCATTACTAATACCTAAAAGAATAAAACCAGGCATTAGATAGCTCCATTCAAACGGAGCTTTGATCATATAACGCATAACAAATATTCCGATTGCACCAATAAATAGCGCTCCACTAACTAACCAACGATTACCAATCTTCCCTGAGATAATTCCTGCAATCGGACCAAGAACTATTGTAAAACCACTAATGAGCAACATTTTTGCGCCTGTATCAAATGCTGAATAACCCATGTAATTTTGCATAAGAATCGTTAAATAAGTAAAACCTCCATATAGTCCAGCACCTAATACAAAAGCTGCGATATTAGCTCCATTAAATGTCCAATTTTTAAAAATTGATAATTCAATCATCGGCTGTTCTACTTTTCTTTCGGTAACAATAAAAGCTATTAATAAAATAAGTGATAATCCAAGTAAGCTTAAAATGTGCCAATCAGTCCATGCGTAATCTCCATTCACCGACTTTTGAATGAAGGCCAAAATCATCGTAAAAATCATGGCTGTGCTGAAAATCAGTCCCCAAATATCAATTTTTCCATTTCTGTTTGTTTCACTTTCTTTTATAACAAACATTCCTAATAATATTGCTACAATCGCAACAGGAATGTTAACAAGAAAAATAGATCTCCAACCAAAAGCATCAACTAATGCTCCACCAATCAAAGGACCACCGGCAATAGCAAGCCCCACGGCACTACTCCAAATACCTAGTGCAAGTCCTCTTTGTTTTTCAGGAAATGAAGAAGTAACTATCGTTAATGATAATGACATCATAGCTGCTCCACCAATTCCTTGAAATCCACGGAAGATATTTAACCAAGTATCACTGTTTGCTAATCCACTGGTTAAAGAGCCAATCATAAATATACCC
This portion of the Cohnella abietis genome encodes:
- a CDS encoding MFS transporter, with the translated sequence MIQSKRKWWVLVTVSLTVFMAMLDITIVNVALPDIQQAFSSNFSNLQWVLNAYTLVYAAMLLPVSKLGDIIGRKKVFLLGLGIFMIGSLTSGLANSDTWLNIFRGFQGIGGAAMMSLSLTIVTSSFPEKQRGLALGIWSSAVGLAIAGGPLIGGALVDAFGWRSIFLVNIPVAIVAILLGMFVIKESETNRNGKIDIWGLIFSTAMIFTMILAFIQKSVNGDYAWTDWHILSLLGLSLILLIAFIVTERKVEQPMIELSIFKNWTFNGANIAAFVLGAGLYGGFTYLTILMQNYMGYSAFDTGAKMLLISGFTIVLGPIAGIISGKIGNRWLVSGALFIGAIGIFVMRYMIKAPFEWSYLMPGFILLGISNALVNPPITTAAMSSVDKEYVGMASGILNVFRQLGISFGVVLLGIKLTEGYNDSLNTNIMKVANIPAEFRNQMLDVFHKAGAFGGSQLFDSKQVEVFKDVPAFDEMKTIVFNAFNAGMQNVTLLIGIFLLIGTFASAILIKNKKKTQNEN